One window of the Daphnia pulex isolate KAP4 chromosome 8, ASM2113471v1 genome contains the following:
- the LOC124199864 gene encoding vitellogenin-like, protein MVKNYSSLLVLLGLLCLTWGWEPGTQYVYKYVGRSAAGINKLKQQNAVVELESIVTVQSVDDYTLAVQLTYSTVKRNGYFLGNALDRTQDIEGEADEIPDLDVLYAPFTIYHKQGSISGIKTGAGEPLWIVNIKKAIASQLQLDVTGVRNDGAAFNYKAATKDGEKATLTVLEDSVTGDCSTSIEISRLPYAQVFASAGFKLESFDDVCGSKPVYQILKTKDFNNCKTNPAWHTTTSNSYECDLDKANCGHFLKRTAVTKFLACGESLSKLTIVYAGGYSDLMAQPFATKTDELVNAVITKLTLEKKESIGARLAAPAYPKEHKSLNYVFGDFNQLSQDGVAVQPNLHGAYAKSPAPIEALHGSVLDSLQVVASDLKENSDSEQDNLDRLAVVGRVLPMFSLDELRYLWEDVKNQDDVVVTLFIDCVVQAGSNPTVMLIKELIETEQITGQKASWAMAALGYHVKTPTQELLKELMNLLKSGPVQSSKQLLQTSLMTVADLLNSACSSRHSAAKKYPVSVMGDFCDSKSKIISYEFLPLLAKELESSSEVFDRMVVLAAIGNLGVEEVVPVLLPVIRGNDKFDDTAERLRAILSLQRVVLTVPEKIHPMLASLAGNAGERPEIRMASLGLLLMSNAPQHYFQKFAASTWFEPSRQMASFTHTLINSLSKVPASTPMLSEIASKATVALCLAKPGSTQPTMPFSFGDIQSSHMTEGIAVMMRTITHRDPDQPFAAYLSNSYYYQLGPLAKEVLTINLWNFNMFDTWSSIMGRIYGSVNPKYGALWAAGEKLGDKKEDALKGIWDALYAVARPADKTAGLMHIDMLGGSVNRFANFADLTESIPKFMAANMNRTRETKISTTKYRMLGDYNARFATELGLPMRYLFNLATVFSIQGEIKSDGKGGIDTDLNVLSTWKLVGEIRVDVPFSGSYIATGVDVLIDSHAPRNMNFAYPKQKWIINMIPSDKIIDLLYYHVKPYTVSRSFIKPTLEGQELYVISVTDKPLKRDFNLGGQLMGVNVKMFEETESLSNNFSWRDWLSKWDMNSFSNLGMLPLELNNRKYKIRYDPYGTTAKNVAMSMFFQYAAKSSTNNLVYESGSSQARYPTEPEVISYSPIRDHFRPLVVNLFSDIENGNARLMETTVTAEGKDGTIDHFSSTVGMAMNTRYTKDCLDWQAEHSTTGPNGYKKVNSKICYKAVRKWNNPPIYGFSKDVLEMTEEDDIGFGPECERKVHFTAKLSRDESAAQAAINSASGKQCLKDMASGLEGSPACTEARILDHTYNNYEMKSVTDNMVDWWLQWARGFSFDMNRLIEPFIVEHKHAQTNTPGQASWSIKRDPLTGESDMTFVRPHEVVVAKNVREDVMASWKRFSPMTFLALKSYYPLSAGTNFIAQSLNWFSGGVSEAKCYVGSSSVDTFDGASYKYAVDGNDHVLLTDCSRRSQIAILARKGNYGQKIITVHLGKDTIEMDPTAYVSVNGAKTDFTKMEKGSFIEVRTPGSKSIKMVVFPMPEGGLIFDIRSIQFWMKIKGDYVELSAPIHMRGRACGLCGDFNQELTGEFKTADRCVLTSGELMAASFKLSGDNYSNNYAAKSCLSADQQFNTYLPDYDLKATGYSAKGKCQDYDRPENGRKNYYHL, encoded by the exons ATGGTTAAAAATTATTCCTCTCTTTTAGTTTTGT tgGGCCTTCTGTGTCTGACGTGGG GATGGGAACCAGGCACTCAATACGTGTACAAGTACGTCGGTCGCTCAGCGGCTGGTATCAACAAACTGAAGCAACAGAACGCTGTCGTTGAATTGGAAAGCATTGTCACCGTTCAAAGTGTTGACGATTACACCCTCGCCGTCCAG CTGACTTACAGCACCGTCAAGCGCAACGGTTATTTCTTGGGAAATGCATTGGACAGAACCCAAGACATTGAAGGAGAAGCGGACGAAATCCCCGACTTGGATGTTCTCTACGCTCCTTTCACCATTTACCACAAACAGGGCTCG ATCTCCGGAATCAAAACTGGAGCTGGTGAACCCTTGTGGATCGTCAACATCAAGAAAGCTATCGCCAGCCAGTTGCAACTGGACGTTACGGGTGTCCGTAACGATGGCGCTGCTTTCAATTACAAAGCGGCCACAAAGGATGGCGAAAAAGCCACTCTGACCGTTTTGGAG GATTCGGTGACTGGTGACTGCAGTACTTCCATTGAGATTAGCCGCTTGCCCTACGCTCAGGTCTTCGCTTCCGCTGGATTCAAACTTGAATCCTTCGATGATGTTTGCGGAAGCAAGCCTGTTTATCAAATCCTTAAAACCAAAGACTTTAACAATTGCAAGACTAACCCAGCTTGGCACACAACTACATCCAACAGCTATGAATGCGATCTTGACAAGGCCAACTGTGGCCATTTCTTGAAG CGAACTGCAGTGACTAAATTCTTGGCTTGCGGAGAATCTTTGTCCAAGCTCACTATTGTTTATGCCGGTGGTTACAGCGACCTGATGGCTCAGCCGTTCGCCACTAAAACCGACGAGTTGGTCAACGCCGTTATCACCAAATTGACGttggagaagaaggaaagcaTCGGCGCGCGCTTGGCCGCTCCAGCTTATCCCAAAGAGCACAAGAGCCTGAACTACGTCTTTGGTGATTTCAACCAACTCAGCCAGGATGGAGT TGCCGTTCAGCCCAACTTGCATGGTGCTTACGCCAAGAGCCCAGCACCTATTGAGGCTCTGCACGGAAGCGTTTTGGACAGCCTCCAGGTTGTTGCTAGCGATTTGAAGGAGAACTCCGATTCCGAACAGGACAATCTCGATCGTCTGGCTGTCGTTGGCCGTGTTTTGCCCATGTTCTCTCTGGATGAGTTGAGATATTTGTGGGAAGATGTCAAGAACCAAGATGATGTCGTTGT GACTTTGTTCATCGACTGCGTTGTTCAAGCCGGAAGTAACCCGACTGTTATGTTGATCAAGGAATTGATTGAAACTGAACAGATTACTGGACAAAAGGCATCATGGGCTATGGCTGCTCTTGGTTACCATGTCAAGACACCAACTCAGGAACTGCTCAAAGAGCTTATG AATTTGTTGAAATCTGGCCCAGTCCAATCGTCAAAGCAATTGTTGCAGACTTCTCTGATGACTGTTGCCGATTTGTTGAATTCCGCATGCAGCTCTCGCCACTCAGCCGCAAAGAAATACCCCGTCTCCGTCATGGGAGACTTCTGCGACAGCAAAAGCAAAATCATCTCCTACGAATTCTTGCCTCTGCTCGCCAAGGAACTCGAATCTAGCAGCGAAGTCTTTGATCGTATGGTCGTCTTGGCGGCTATTGGAAACCTTGGCGTTGAGGAAGTAGTTCCCGTTCTGTTGCCCGTCATCCGTGGCAACGACAAATTCGACGACACCGCCGAACGTCTCCGAGCCATCCTTTCGCTCCAGCGTGTCGTTTTGACGGTCCCAGAAAAG ATTCACCCGATGTTGGCCAGTTTGGCTGGTAACGCCGGAGAGCGCCCTGAAATCCGTATGGCTTCATTGGGTCTCCTCTTGATGTCGAACGCACCTCAACACTACTTCCAGAAATTCGCCGCCAGCACTTGGTTCGAACCTAGCCGCCAAATGGCTTCTTTCACCCACACTTTGATCAACTCGTTGAGCAAGGTTCCAGCCTCTACCCCCATGCTTTCCgaaat CGCTAGCAAGGCCACCGTCGCCCTTTGCTTGGCTAAGCCTGGATCGACCCAGCCAACAATGCCGTTCTCATTCGGTGATATTCAATCATCCCATATGACTGAAGGAATCGCCGTCATGATGCGCACCATCACTCACCGAGATCCTGATCAACCTTTCGCCGCCTATCTTTCAAACTCTTACTACTATCAACTCGGTCCCTTGGCCAAAGAGGTCCTTACG ATCAACTTGTGGAACTTCAACATGTTCGACACCTGGTCCAGCATCATGGGCCGAATCTACGGCAGCGTGAATCCCAAGTACGGCGCCTTGTGGGCTGCAGGAGAGAAATTGGGtgacaagaaagaagatgcTTTGAAGGGAATTTGGGATGCTCTGTACGCCGTCGCTCGCCCAGCTGACAAGACTGCTGGACTTATGCACATCGACATGTTGGGAGGCTCAGTCAACCGTTTCGCCAACTTTGCCGACTTGACCGAGTCTATTCCCAAGTTCATGGCTGCCAACATGAATCGAACAAGAGAAACGAAAATTAGCACCACCAAGTATCGCATGTTGGGCGATTACAATGCCCGCTTTGCCACCGAGCTGGGTCTGCCCATGCGCTACTTGTTCAATCTGGCCACTGTCTTTTCCATTCAAGGCGAGATCAAGAGCGACGGTAAGGGAGGCATCGATACCGACCTGAACGTTTTGTCCACCTGGAAATTGGTTGGCGAAATTCGCGTCGATGTTCCATTCAGCGGTAGCTACATCGCAACCGGAGTCGACGTTCTGATTGATTCTCACGCTCCAAGGAATATGAATTTTGCTTATCCCAAGCAAAAATGGATCATTAACATGATTCCTTCCGACAAGATTATCGATCTTCTCTACTACCACGTTAAACCCTACACCGTAAGCCGCAGCTTCATCAAACCAACCCTTGAGGGCCAAGAACTCTACGTCATCAGCGTCACCGACAAACCTTTGAAACGCGATTTCAATTTGGGAGGACAATTGATGGGCGTTAACGTTAAGATGTTTGAAGAAACCGAATCGCTCTCTAACAATTTCTCGTGGAGAGACTGGCTTTCCAAATGGGACATGAACAGCTTTTCCAATTTGGGTATGCTTCCGCTGGAACTCAACAACCGCAAGTACAAGATTCGCTACGATCCTTACGGCACCACCGCCAAGAACGTCGCCATGTCCATGTTTTTCCAGTACGCCGCTAAATCCAGCACCAACAATTTGGTCTACGAATCGGGATCCAGCCAGGCGAGATATCCTACCGAGCCCGAGGTGATTTCTTACAGTCCCATCCGCGATCATTTCCGCCCACTCGTCGTCAATCTTTTCTCCGATATCGAAAACGGCAATGCTCGTTTGATGGAGACTACTGTCACTGCTGAAGGTAAAGATGGCACTATCGATCATTTCTCCTCCACTGTTGGCATGGCCATGAACACGCGTTACACCAAGGATTGCCTCGATTGGCAAGCGGAGCACAGCACGACCGGTCCCAACGGCTACAAAAAAGTCAACTCGAAAATCTGCTACAAGGCCGTCCGTAAGTGGAACAATCCCCCTATTTATGGATTCAGCAAAGACGTGCTGGAAATGACTGAAGAGGACGACATTGGATTCGGACCCGAATGCGAACGCAAAGTCCATTTCACAGCCAAACTCAGCCGTGATGAATCTGCTGCCCAGGCCGCCATCAACAGCGCTTCCGGTAAACAATGTCTTAAGGATATGGCTTCCGGATTGGAAGGCAGTCCCGCTTGCACTGAAGCTCGTATCTTGGATCATACTTACAACAATTACGAAATGAAATCCGTGACTGATAACATGGTCGATTGGTGGTTGCAATGGGCTCGCGGATTCTCCTTCGACATGAACCGTCTGATTGAACCTTTCATCGTTGAGCACAAACACGCCCAGACCAACACTCCCGGACAGGCCAGCTGGAGCATCAAACGCGACCCGCTCACCGGAGAAAGCGACATGACTTTCGTCCGTCCTCATGAGGTTGTCGTGGCCAAGAACGTCAGAGAGGATGTCATGGCGAGCTGGAAACGCTTCTCACCGATGACTTTCCTCGCCCTCAAGTCTTACTATCCCTTGTCGGCCGGAACCAACTTTATCGCACAATCGCTCAATTGGTTCTCGGGAGGTGTTTCCGAGGCCAAGTGCTACGTTGGATCCAGTTCCGTCGACACTTTCGATGGCGCTTCTTACAAGTACGCTGTTGACGGCAATGACCACGTCCTGTTGACCGACTGCAGCAGGAGATCGCAGATTGCCATTCTCGCCCGTAAGGGTAACTATGGCCAGAAAATCATCACCGTTCACTTGGGCAAGGATACCATTGAAATGGATCCCACCGCCTACGTTTCCGTCAACGGAGCCAAGACTGATTTCACTAAAATGGAAAAGGGAAGTTTCATCGAGGTCCGCACCCCTGGTTCCAAGTCCATCAAAATGGTTGTCTTCCCCATGCCCGAAGGAGGTTTGATTTTCGACATCCGAAGCATCCAATTCTGGATGAAGATCAAGGGAGATTACGTTGAGCTTTCAGCCCCCATTCACATGCGCGGCCGTGCATGCGGTTTGTGCGGTGATTTCAATCAGGAGCTTACCGGTGAATTCAAGACTGCCGATCGTTGCGTCTTAACTTCCGGCGAACTTATGGCTGCCAGCTTCAAG CTATCTGGCGATAACTACTCCAATAACTACGCGGCCAAGTCTTGCCTGTCTGCTGATCAGCAGTTCAACACTTACCTTCCTGATTACGACTTGAAGGCCACTGGATATTCCGCTAAAGGAAAATGCCAAGACTATGATCGTCCAGAAAACGGACGCAAAAACTATTACCATTTGTAA